In one Pseudomonas sp. MM211 genomic region, the following are encoded:
- the nfi gene encoding deoxyribonuclease V (cleaves DNA at apurinic or apyrimidinic sites) — MIAFSELAASPFAGWDGTPAAARTLQKQLAEQVRLEDDYPPLRLLAGVDVGFEEGGEITRAAAILLDAETLQPLAECVARIPTSMPYVPGLLSFRELPALITALAGLPQEPDLIVVDGHGIAHPRGLGIAAHLGVVSGRPTIGVAKKILTGHHAELGEERGDKVELLDRQGRQIAWMLRSKRKVRPLIVSPGHRVSMDRAVELVMSWDKGYRLPEPTRLADRLASRRDTKGPKLL, encoded by the coding sequence ATGATTGCCTTTTCCGAACTTGCCGCCTCGCCATTTGCCGGCTGGGATGGCACTCCGGCTGCTGCGAGAACCCTGCAGAAACAACTGGCCGAGCAGGTTCGTCTGGAGGATGACTATCCGCCGCTGCGACTGCTGGCAGGTGTCGATGTCGGCTTCGAGGAGGGCGGTGAGATCACTCGCGCTGCGGCGATATTGCTGGATGCCGAGACCTTGCAGCCGCTTGCCGAATGCGTGGCGCGCATTCCCACCAGCATGCCTTATGTGCCGGGCCTGCTGTCCTTTCGCGAGCTGCCGGCGCTGATCACGGCGCTGGCGGGACTGCCGCAAGAGCCGGATCTGATCGTGGTCGACGGTCACGGCATCGCCCACCCGCGGGGGCTAGGCATCGCGGCGCATCTTGGGGTGGTCAGCGGCCGGCCGACCATCGGCGTGGCGAAGAAGATTCTTACCGGCCATCACGCAGAATTGGGGGAAGAGCGGGGCGACAAGGTCGAATTGCTCGACCGTCAGGGGCGGCAGATCGCCTGGATGCTGCGCAGCAAACGCAAGGTGCGGCCACTGATCGTCTCGCCGGGTCATCGAGTCAGCATGGATCGAGCCGTGGAGCTGGTGATGAGCTGGGATAAAGGTTATCGGCTGCCTGAACCAACCCGCCTAGCCGACCGCTTGGCATCGCGCCGCGATACCAAGGGGCCGAAACTTCTTTAG
- a CDS encoding NADP(H)-dependent aldo-keto reductase: MEYRQLGRTDLNVSSLCLGTMTWGEQNDAPEAFAQIDRAKAYGINFIDTAEMYPVPPRAETYSKTEQIIGEYFKQRGDRADWILASKIAGPGNGITHIRGGDLKHNRQHIVAALDASLERLQTDWIDLYQLHWPERPTNFFGQLGYNHQDSDFTPIEEILDALDEQVKAGKIRHIGLSNETPWGTMKFLQAAERRGMSRVVSIQNPYNLLNRSFEVGLAEVAIREQCGLLAYSPLAFGMLSGKYENGARPENARLTLFSRFARYNSPETVAACSRYVALAREHGLDPAQMALAFVTSRPFVTSNIIGATSLQQLESNLASSELKLSDAVLEGIEAIHKTQPNPAP, from the coding sequence ATGGAATACCGCCAGCTCGGCCGAACCGATCTCAATGTCAGCTCCCTGTGCCTGGGCACCATGACCTGGGGCGAACAGAACGACGCCCCTGAGGCGTTTGCGCAGATCGATCGCGCCAAGGCCTACGGCATCAATTTCATCGACACGGCGGAGATGTATCCAGTCCCGCCGCGCGCCGAAACCTATAGCAAGACCGAACAGATCATCGGCGAATACTTCAAGCAGCGTGGCGACCGCGCCGACTGGATCCTAGCCAGCAAGATCGCCGGCCCTGGCAATGGCATCACCCATATCAGGGGCGGCGATCTCAAGCACAACCGCCAGCACATCGTGGCAGCCCTGGACGCCAGCCTTGAGCGCCTGCAGACCGACTGGATCGACCTTTATCAGTTGCACTGGCCAGAGCGTCCGACCAATTTCTTCGGTCAGCTCGGCTACAACCATCAGGACAGCGACTTCACGCCCATCGAGGAAATTCTCGATGCCCTGGATGAGCAGGTCAAAGCCGGCAAGATCCGCCACATCGGCCTGTCCAACGAAACGCCATGGGGCACCATGAAATTCCTGCAAGCCGCAGAACGCCGCGGCATGTCCCGCGTGGTCTCCATCCAGAACCCTTACAACCTGCTCAACCGCAGCTTCGAAGTGGGCCTGGCGGAAGTGGCGATTCGTGAACAGTGCGGCCTGCTGGCCTACTCGCCGCTGGCGTTCGGCATGTTGTCGGGCAAGTACGAAAACGGCGCGCGCCCGGAAAACGCCCGCCTGACCCTGTTCAGCCGCTTCGCCCGCTATAACAGCCCAGAAACCGTAGCAGCCTGCTCGCGCTACGTGGCCCTGGCCCGCGAACATGGCCTGGATCCAGCACAGATGGCCCTGGCGTTCGTCACCAGCCGCCCGTTCGTGACCAGCAACATCATCGGCGCCACTTCGCTGCAGCAACTGGAGTCCAACCTGGCGAGCAGCGAGCTGAAACTCAGCGATGCCGTGCTGGAAGGCATCGAGGCGATCCACAAGACCCAGCCAAACCCGGCGCCCTGA
- the rplM gene encoding 50S ribosomal protein L13 gives MKTFTAKPETVKRDWFVIDAAGQTLGRLATEIASRLRGKHKPEYTPHVDTGDYIVVINAEQVRVTGAKTTDKMYYSHSGFPGGIKSISFDKLIAKAPERVIETAVKGMLPKNPLGRDMYRKLKVYAGAAHPHTAQQPQELKF, from the coding sequence ATGAAAACTTTTACCGCTAAACCAGAAACAGTAAAGCGCGACTGGTTTGTGATCGACGCTGCTGGCCAGACCCTGGGTCGTCTGGCTACTGAAATCGCTAGCCGCCTGCGTGGCAAGCACAAGCCTGAGTACACCCCTCACGTTGACACCGGCGACTACATCGTCGTTATCAACGCCGAGCAGGTTCGTGTGACCGGTGCTAAAACCACCGACAAAATGTACTACTCTCACTCCGGTTTCCCGGGTGGCATCAAGTCGATCAGCTTCGACAAGCTGATCGCCAAGGCGCCTGAGCGCGTGATCGAGACCGCGGTTAAAGGCATGCTGCCGAAGAACCCGCTGGGTCGCGACATGTACCGTAAGCTGAAAGTCTATGCGGGCGCTGCTCACCCTCATACTGCTCAGCAGCCCCAAGAACTGAAGTTTTAA
- the rpsI gene encoding 30S ribosomal protein S9, translating to MSATQNYGTGRRKTATARVFLRPGTGKISINNRTLDTFFGRETARMVVRQPLELTEMVEKFDIYVTVVGGGVSGQAGAIRHGITRALMDYDESLRPALRKAGFVTRDAREVERKKVGLRKARKRPQYSKR from the coding sequence ATGTCGGCGACTCAAAATTACGGCACTGGCCGTCGCAAAACTGCAACCGCACGCGTTTTCCTGCGTCCGGGCACTGGCAAAATCTCCATCAACAACCGCACCCTGGACACCTTCTTCGGTCGTGAAACTGCCCGCATGGTAGTTCGCCAGCCGCTGGAGCTGACCGAGATGGTCGAGAAATTCGACATCTACGTCACCGTTGTCGGTGGTGGTGTGAGCGGTCAAGCTGGTGCGATCCGTCACGGTATCACCCGCGCTCTGATGGACTACGACGAGTCTCTGCGTCCAGCTCTGCGTAAAGCAGGCTTCGTGACTCGCGATGCTCGTGAAGTAGAACGTAAGAAAGTTGGTCTGCGTAAAGCACGTAAGCGTCCTCAGTACTCCAAGCGTTAA
- the petA gene encoding ubiquinol-cytochrome c reductase iron-sulfur subunit has protein sequence MSNDGVNAGRRRFLVAATSVVGAAGAVGAAVPFVGSWYPSAKAKAAGAPVKVNVGKIEPGQQMVAEWRGQPVFIMRRTEEILSNLGKIEGQLADADSKSSVQPTYVDPKTRSIKPEILLLVGLCTHLGCAPSFRPEVAPADLGENWVGGYFCPCHGSRYDLAGRVYKSQPAPLNLPVPPHTYESADVIIIGVDQEQA, from the coding sequence ATGAGCAATGACGGCGTGAATGCGGGCCGGCGTCGCTTTCTGGTGGCGGCCACTTCAGTGGTTGGCGCTGCTGGAGCGGTGGGGGCTGCAGTTCCGTTTGTGGGGTCGTGGTATCCGAGCGCCAAGGCCAAAGCCGCAGGTGCTCCGGTCAAGGTGAATGTTGGCAAGATCGAACCTGGCCAGCAGATGGTCGCCGAGTGGCGCGGGCAGCCGGTATTCATCATGCGGCGCACCGAGGAGATATTGAGCAACCTCGGCAAGATCGAGGGGCAGCTGGCTGACGCGGACTCGAAAAGCTCGGTGCAGCCCACCTACGTTGATCCGAAAACCCGCTCGATCAAGCCGGAAATCCTCCTGCTGGTCGGGCTGTGCACGCACCTGGGCTGCGCACCGTCGTTCCGCCCTGAAGTGGCGCCTGCCGATCTCGGCGAGAATTGGGTCGGCGGCTATTTCTGCCCGTGCCACGGTTCCCGTTACGACCTCGCCGGACGCGTCTACAAGTCGCAGCCGGCGCCGCTGAACCTGCCCGTGCCGCCGCATACCTACGAGTCGGCTGACGTGATCATCATCGGCGTGGATCAGGAGCAAGCATGA
- a CDS encoding cytochrome b, whose protein sequence is MSKFMEWVDARFPATKMWNDHLAKYYAPKNFNFLYFFGSLALLVLVNQLLTGVWLTMSYTPTAEGAFASVEGIMRDIRTGDTPHGAILRYMHSTGASAFFIVVYLHMFRGLLYGSYQKPRELVWIFGMLIYLMLMAEAFMGYLLPWGQMSYWGAQVIISLFGAIPFIGDALTEWIRGDYLISGITLNRFFALHVVALPIVILGLVVLHILALHEVGSNNPDGIDIKKYKDENGIPLDGIPFHPYYTVKDIVGVVVFLFVFCFVVFFFPEMGGYFLEKPNFEQANPFKTPEHIAPVWYFTPFYAILRAIPDKLMGVIAMGAAIAVLFVLPWLDRSPIRSMRYKGWLSKLWLLVFCVSFVILGVLGVLPPTPGRTLLSQVCTFLYFAYFILMPFYTRMEKTKPVPERVTG, encoded by the coding sequence ATGAGCAAATTCATGGAGTGGGTGGACGCACGCTTCCCCGCCACCAAGATGTGGAACGACCACCTCGCCAAGTATTACGCACCGAAGAACTTCAACTTCCTGTACTTCTTCGGCTCCCTGGCCCTGCTGGTGCTGGTCAACCAATTGCTCACCGGTGTCTGGCTGACCATGAGCTACACGCCCACCGCCGAAGGCGCCTTTGCTTCGGTCGAAGGCATCATGCGTGACATCCGTACTGGTGATACGCCGCACGGCGCGATTCTGCGCTACATGCACTCGACCGGCGCGTCAGCGTTCTTCATCGTCGTCTATCTGCACATGTTCCGCGGCCTGCTCTACGGCTCGTACCAGAAGCCCCGCGAGCTGGTGTGGATCTTCGGCATGCTGATCTACCTGATGCTGATGGCCGAAGCCTTCATGGGATACCTGCTGCCGTGGGGGCAGATGTCCTACTGGGGCGCCCAGGTGATCATCTCGCTGTTCGGCGCCATTCCGTTCATCGGCGATGCGCTGACCGAGTGGATTCGCGGCGACTACCTGATCTCCGGCATCACCCTGAACCGCTTCTTCGCCCTGCACGTGGTGGCCCTGCCGATCGTCATTCTCGGGCTGGTAGTGCTGCACATCCTGGCACTGCACGAAGTCGGCTCGAACAACCCGGATGGCATCGACATCAAGAAGTACAAGGATGAGAACGGCATCCCCCTCGACGGCATCCCCTTCCACCCCTACTACACGGTGAAGGATATCGTCGGCGTGGTGGTGTTCCTCTTCGTGTTCTGTTTCGTGGTGTTCTTCTTCCCGGAAATGGGCGGCTACTTCCTCGAGAAGCCCAACTTCGAGCAGGCCAACCCGTTCAAGACGCCCGAGCACATCGCTCCGGTCTGGTACTTCACACCCTTCTACGCGATCTTGCGGGCGATCCCCGACAAGCTCATGGGCGTGATCGCCATGGGCGCCGCCATTGCCGTGCTGTTCGTGCTGCCCTGGCTGGATCGCAGCCCGATCCGCTCGATGCGCTACAAGGGCTGGCTGAGCAAGCTCTGGCTGCTGGTGTTCTGCGTGTCCTTCGTCATCCTCGGCGTGCTGGGTGTTCTGCCGCCGACTCCGGGCCGTACGTTGCTGTCGCAGGTGTGCACCTTCCTGTACTTCGCGTACTTCATCCTGATGCCCTTCTACACCAGGATGGAAAAGACCAAACCGGTTCCTGAAAGGGTGACAGGCTGA
- a CDS encoding cytochrome c1, producing MRKLFAACVVALLPALSLAAGGHGVTLDKADIDLTDKAALQDGARTFANYCMGCHSAKFQRYERVAADIGVSEEQMMKNLVFTDAKIGDHMNIGMKPEDAKRWFGAAPPDLTLVARVRGNDWLYTYLRTFYDDPARPLGANNLVFPNVGMPNVLGGLQGRQYMGCKQVQVVDNGKKQYDPLTGTPLTIEACDQLVLEPNSGKLSPQAFDDKVRNLVTFLAYSADPNKLHMQRIGTYVLLYLAVFFVFAYLLKREYWKDVH from the coding sequence ATGAGAAAGCTATTTGCTGCATGTGTAGTCGCATTACTGCCTGCGCTGTCCTTGGCGGCCGGAGGTCATGGCGTGACGCTGGACAAGGCCGATATCGACCTGACCGACAAGGCGGCGCTGCAGGATGGCGCGCGTACGTTCGCCAACTATTGCATGGGTTGCCACAGTGCCAAGTTCCAGCGCTACGAGCGCGTCGCCGCAGACATTGGCGTTTCCGAAGAGCAGATGATGAAAAACCTGGTGTTCACCGACGCCAAGATCGGCGATCACATGAACATCGGCATGAAACCCGAAGACGCCAAGCGCTGGTTCGGCGCCGCGCCGCCCGATCTGACCCTGGTCGCCCGGGTGCGCGGCAACGACTGGCTGTACACCTACCTGCGTACCTTCTATGACGATCCGGCGCGGCCGCTGGGGGCCAACAACCTGGTATTCCCCAACGTCGGCATGCCCAACGTGCTGGGCGGCCTGCAAGGGCGTCAGTACATGGGCTGCAAGCAGGTGCAGGTGGTGGACAACGGCAAGAAACAGTACGACCCGCTGACCGGTACGCCGCTCACCATTGAGGCCTGCGATCAACTGGTGCTCGAGCCGAACAGCGGCAAGCTCAGCCCGCAGGCATTCGATGACAAAGTGCGTAACCTGGTGACCTTCCTCGCCTACTCGGCCGACCCGAACAAGCTGCATATGCAGCGTATCGGCACCTACGTATTGTTGTACCTGGCGGTGTTCTTCGTGTTCGCCTATCTGCTCAAGCGTGAGTACTGGAAAGACGTGCACTGA
- a CDS encoding glutathione S-transferase N-terminal domain-containing protein, whose product MAATNRLACYSDPADQYSHRVRIVLAEKSVAAEIISVERGRSPTKLLEANPYASLPTLVDRDLALYEPTVIMEYLDERYPHPPLMPVYPVARGNTRLLMHRIQRDWCSLVDLILDPRSKEAARVQARKELRESLTGVSPLFAEKSFFLSDELSLVDCCLLPILWRLPVLGIELSKPAKPLLDYMDRQFARETFRQSLSDVERDMR is encoded by the coding sequence TTGGCTGCGACCAATAGGTTGGCCTGTTATTCCGACCCTGCCGACCAATATTCCCACCGCGTACGTATTGTGCTCGCCGAAAAGAGCGTTGCCGCGGAGATCATCAGTGTCGAGCGGGGGCGTTCCCCGACCAAGTTGCTCGAGGCCAATCCTTACGCGAGCCTGCCGACTCTGGTCGACCGTGACCTGGCGCTGTACGAGCCTACGGTGATCATGGAGTACCTGGATGAGCGTTACCCCCATCCCCCTTTGATGCCCGTGTATCCGGTAGCACGTGGCAACACGCGTCTGTTGATGCACCGTATTCAGCGCGACTGGTGCTCGTTGGTCGACCTGATTCTCGACCCGCGCAGCAAGGAAGCCGCTCGTGTCCAGGCGCGCAAGGAGTTGCGCGAGAGTCTGACAGGCGTCTCGCCGCTGTTTGCCGAAAAGTCATTTTTTCTCAGTGATGAGTTGAGCTTGGTAGACTGCTGCCTGCTGCCGATTCTCTGGCGCCTGCCGGTGCTGGGGATCGAGTTGTCAAAGCCGGCCAAACCGCTGCTCGACTATATGGATCGGCAGTTTGCCCGCGAGACTTTTCGCCAGAGCCTGTCCGACGTCGAACGTGACATGCGTTAG
- a CDS encoding ClpXP protease specificity-enhancing factor, with amino-acid sequence MNSSRPYLIRALYEWIVDNDCTPHLLVNAEYPGVKVPTGFVSDGQIVLNVSPSAVRELAIKNDAVSFEGRFGGVAHSLFVPSPAVLAIYARENGQGMVFDLEPPVTQPEVADVEDEQGPPDDEPPRPTGRPSLKVVK; translated from the coding sequence ATGAACTCCAGTCGTCCCTATCTGATTCGTGCGCTCTACGAGTGGATCGTCGACAACGATTGCACGCCCCATCTGCTGGTTAACGCGGAGTATCCGGGCGTCAAGGTACCTACGGGTTTCGTCAGCGACGGGCAGATCGTGCTCAACGTATCGCCTAGCGCGGTGCGCGAATTGGCCATCAAAAACGATGCCGTGAGCTTCGAGGGCCGTTTTGGTGGCGTTGCCCATAGCCTGTTTGTGCCATCGCCTGCGGTGTTGGCTATTTATGCCCGGGAGAATGGCCAAGGCATGGTCTTCGACCTGGAGCCGCCGGTTACGCAACCCGAGGTAGCGGATGTTGAGGACGAGCAGGGGCCACCTGACGACGAGCCGCCACGGCCAACCGGTCGACCGAGCCTCAAGGTCGTCAAGTAA
- a CDS encoding BON domain-containing protein: MKQPINKFAFAAITATALSLSVAGTAFADTYSSTQPTMLAANTMDKAEEAVSDTWITSKVKSTFLADDGLSALDIKVETNKGVVALSGVVATEAERDLAVAKAKEIKGVQAVSADGLKTAD, translated from the coding sequence ATGAAACAGCCAATCAATAAGTTCGCTTTTGCTGCTATCACCGCGACCGCCCTGAGCTTGTCCGTGGCGGGTACCGCTTTCGCTGACACTTACAGCAGCACCCAGCCGACCATGCTGGCTGCCAACACCATGGACAAAGCTGAAGAGGCTGTGTCCGATACCTGGATCACCAGCAAAGTGAAGTCGACCTTCCTGGCTGACGATGGTCTGAGCGCTCTGGACATCAAAGTCGAAACCAACAAGGGTGTCGTTGCCCTGTCCGGTGTCGTGGCTACCGAAGCTGAACGTGACCTTGCTGTCGCCAAAGCCAAAGAAATCAAAGGCGTTCAAGCTGTTTCGGCTGACGGCCTGAAAACTGCCGACTGA
- a CDS encoding CsbD family protein: MNSDIIKGKWKQLSGDIKTRWGKLTNDDLDVAEGHSEYLAGKLQERYGWTKEKAEDELRDFRSKY; encoded by the coding sequence ATGAATTCCGACATTATCAAAGGTAAGTGGAAGCAGCTCAGCGGCGATATCAAAACCCGCTGGGGCAAGCTCACCAATGACGACCTGGATGTCGCCGAAGGCCATAGCGAGTACCTGGCTGGCAAGCTGCAGGAACGTTACGGCTGGACCAAGGAAAAGGCAGAAGATGAGTTGCGCGATTTCCGCAGCAAGTACTGA
- a CDS encoding threonine dehydratase produces the protein MFDLAALRQAVTLIRPSVPATPQFAWPLLAERLGCEVWVKHENHTPTGAFKVRGGLVYVDALLRREPATAGLVSATRGNHGQSMALAAGKAGLPISIVVPQGNAREKNAAMAALGAEVIEFGRDFDEARARAAELAAQRGLHFVPSLHPDLIRGVATYALELFEAAPPLKRIYVPIGLGSGICGVIRTRDLLGLDTEVIGVVSSAADAYAQSFAAGRVICTDSADTIADGMACRMPQPEALEIIRAGAARIVRVDDDEIRQAIRILHEDTHNLAEGAGAAALAALIQEREINQDERAAVVLSGANIDRAALASILT, from the coding sequence ATGTTCGACCTTGCCGCACTACGTCAAGCCGTTACCCTGATTCGCCCGAGCGTTCCGGCGACGCCGCAGTTCGCCTGGCCGCTGCTGGCTGAGCGACTGGGTTGCGAGGTATGGGTAAAGCATGAGAACCACACGCCAACAGGCGCCTTCAAGGTGCGCGGTGGCCTGGTCTATGTGGACGCGCTGCTGCGCCGCGAGCCGGCAACTGCCGGCCTGGTTTCGGCCACTCGCGGCAACCACGGGCAAAGCATGGCGCTGGCCGCAGGCAAGGCCGGGCTGCCGATCAGCATCGTGGTACCGCAAGGCAACGCCCGCGAGAAGAATGCGGCCATGGCCGCCCTGGGCGCCGAAGTGATCGAGTTCGGTCGCGACTTCGACGAGGCCCGCGCCAGAGCGGCAGAACTGGCAGCGCAACGTGGCCTGCATTTCGTGCCATCGCTGCACCCGGATCTGATCCGCGGCGTCGCCACCTATGCCCTGGAATTGTTCGAGGCCGCACCACCACTCAAGCGTATCTATGTGCCGATCGGCCTCGGCTCGGGTATCTGCGGGGTGATCCGCACCCGCGACCTGCTCGGCCTGGATACCGAAGTGATCGGGGTGGTGAGCAGCGCCGCCGATGCCTACGCGCAGAGCTTCGCGGCCGGGCGGGTCATCTGTACCGACAGCGCCGACACCATCGCCGATGGCATGGCCTGCCGCATGCCACAGCCCGAGGCGCTGGAAATCATCCGCGCCGGTGCCGCACGTATCGTGCGGGTCGATGACGACGAGATCCGCCAAGCCATTCGCATCCTCCATGAAGACACCCACAACCTCGCCGAAGGCGCTGGAGCGGCAGCTCTGGCGGCACTGATTCAGGAGCGTGAAATCAATCAGGACGAGCGCGCGGCGGTGGTGCTCAGCGGTGCCAATATCGACCGCGCGGCCCTGGCCTCGATTCTGACCTGA
- a CDS encoding aminotransferase-like domain-containing protein encodes MWLPDLQGSALPTYLALVEAISSAIGKGELKPGERLPPQRRLAWTLGINPSTVMQAYREAARRHLVSGEVGRGTYVLADSHEASLFHLKQPGQPAQGIDLSTNVPVHDGDSDDLSRSLQRLITEGRLDALQAYAPAELEMRGRLAGSLWLQQRGLHAPPSQVLLCAGAQQGVSAALLALCEAGDPVLVEAFTAPGIKAAARQLRLPLHGVAMDERGILPQDLDRQVRATGARVLVLTPCLQNPTGSSMDSQRRQHIAELVERHGLWLIEDDVYGALGSQAPLAASVPERSLLVTSLSKTVAPGLRLGFVHGPQALLKRIDPQGHATGWAVSPLCLALACEWIEDGTAARKLAWQRDELQQRWRLAARVLGARMPQGCEVAPHLWLESVDSCDLAAKCRAAGVDVVPAEVFAVGPAAANAIRISLAAARSRAELKQALERIVSAWPQ; translated from the coding sequence ATGTGGTTACCTGATCTGCAAGGCAGCGCGCTGCCCACTTACCTGGCACTGGTCGAGGCGATTTCCAGCGCCATCGGCAAGGGTGAGCTCAAGCCCGGTGAGCGCCTGCCGCCGCAGCGCCGGCTCGCCTGGACGCTGGGTATCAACCCGAGCACGGTGATGCAGGCTTATCGCGAAGCCGCGCGGCGCCACCTGGTGTCCGGCGAGGTCGGGCGCGGCACCTATGTTCTGGCGGATAGCCACGAGGCCAGCCTTTTTCACCTCAAGCAGCCCGGCCAGCCCGCGCAGGGCATCGACCTGTCGACCAACGTGCCAGTGCATGACGGCGACAGCGATGATCTGTCACGCAGCTTGCAGCGCCTGATTACGGAGGGCCGCCTCGACGCACTGCAGGCCTACGCGCCGGCGGAGTTGGAAATGCGCGGGCGGCTGGCTGGCAGTCTGTGGCTGCAGCAACGTGGTCTGCACGCTCCGCCGTCGCAAGTGTTGCTCTGCGCGGGGGCTCAGCAGGGTGTATCTGCGGCGTTGCTGGCGCTTTGCGAGGCCGGTGATCCGGTGCTGGTCGAGGCCTTCACCGCGCCCGGGATCAAGGCTGCTGCGCGGCAGTTGCGTTTGCCCCTGCACGGCGTGGCGATGGATGAGCGCGGCATCCTCCCTCAGGATCTCGACCGGCAGGTGCGTGCCACCGGCGCTAGGGTGCTGGTGCTTACGCCCTGCCTGCAGAACCCCACGGGCAGCAGCATGGATAGCCAACGACGCCAGCACATCGCCGAGCTGGTGGAGCGCCATGGTCTGTGGCTGATCGAGGATGACGTCTACGGCGCGCTGGGCAGCCAGGCGCCGCTGGCCGCATCGGTGCCGGAACGCAGCCTGCTGGTTACCAGTTTGTCGAAAACCGTCGCCCCGGGCCTGCGACTGGGCTTCGTGCATGGGCCGCAGGCGCTGCTCAAGCGCATCGACCCGCAAGGGCACGCCACCGGCTGGGCGGTCTCGCCGTTGTGCCTGGCGCTGGCCTGCGAGTGGATCGAAGACGGCACCGCCGCGCGCAAGCTGGCCTGGCAACGTGACGAATTGCAGCAGCGCTGGCGCCTTGCCGCGCGGGTGCTCGGTGCACGCATGCCGCAGGGCTGCGAGGTGGCGCCACACCTGTGGCTGGAGTCTGTCGATAGCTGTGATCTGGCCGCTAAATGCCGAGCGGCCGGTGTCGACGTGGTGCCTGCCGAAGTGTTCGCCGTCGGCCCTGCTGCGGCCAACGCCATTCGCATCAGCCTGGCGGCTGCCCGCAGTCGCGCCGAACTCAAACAGGCGCTGGAGCGCATCGTCAGTGCATGGCCGCAATGA